From a single Mycolicibacterium mengxianglii genomic region:
- a CDS encoding SDR family NAD(P)-dependent oxidoreductase: MGKLDGKVAVITGATSGMALAAAKLFVEEGAYVFITGRRQDALDEAVELIGRNVTGVQGDAANLADLDRLFETVKQEKGSIDVLYTNAGVGEEVRLGEITEEHFDQTFGLNTRGTLFTVQKALPLFNDGGSIFMTSSVSSIKGLPGWSVYAASKAALHAYARVWLNELKDRRIRVNVLSPGLVLTPSMEEATANPETRKQVEAMVPRGEVGQPEEVATVALFLASDDSSYVNGQLLHVDGGASAI; encoded by the coding sequence ATGGGGAAGCTGGATGGCAAGGTTGCGGTAATCACCGGCGCCACGAGCGGAATGGCCTTGGCGGCCGCGAAGCTGTTCGTAGAGGAAGGGGCCTACGTTTTCATCACGGGCCGGCGACAGGACGCGTTGGACGAGGCCGTGGAGCTGATCGGCCGGAACGTGACTGGCGTGCAAGGCGACGCCGCCAACCTGGCGGACCTCGACCGGCTGTTCGAGACCGTCAAGCAGGAAAAAGGCAGTATCGACGTGCTGTATACGAACGCCGGAGTGGGCGAGGAAGTCAGGCTGGGTGAGATCACCGAGGAGCACTTTGATCAGACCTTCGGGCTGAATACGCGCGGAACGTTGTTCACGGTGCAGAAGGCTTTGCCGCTCTTCAACGATGGCGGTTCGATCTTCATGACGTCCTCGGTCTCCTCGATCAAGGGTTTGCCCGGCTGGAGTGTGTATGCGGCGAGCAAGGCTGCGCTGCACGCCTACGCCCGGGTATGGCTCAACGAGCTCAAGGACAGGCGGATCCGGGTGAACGTATTGAGTCCGGGTCTGGTTTTGACACCGTCGATGGAAGAAGCGACGGCGAATCCCGAGACGCGGAAGCAGGTCGAGGCCATGGTTCCGCGAGGCGAGGTCGGCCAGCCGGAAGAGGTTGCGACGGTCGCACTCTTTCTCGCCTCCGATGACTCCAGCTATGTCAACGGCCAGTTACTGCATGTCGACGGTGGCGCCTCGGCAATTTGA
- a CDS encoding 5'-methylthioadenosine/adenosylhomocysteine nucleosidase: protein MPIGVICALPEELAHLRHEIGRPESLGVRGFEFTTGVLDGREVVLAGSGMGKVNAAVVSTLLADRFACETLVFSGVAGGVDPELAVGDVVIADRVLQHDAGLIENGRLQTYQAGHVPFINPTERLGYVVDAPLMARVQTRLAGFSLPVLSEAAGGTGRSPRIVYGSVLSGDQYLHCDTTRDRWHREFGGAAVEMEGGAVAQVADSFGIPWLVIRALSDLAGRDSRLDFLAFAAEVATSSAMILRRLLAVL from the coding sequence GTGCCCATCGGAGTGATTTGCGCCCTGCCGGAAGAGCTGGCTCATCTGCGACATGAGATCGGACGCCCAGAATCATTGGGCGTGAGGGGTTTCGAGTTCACCACGGGCGTGCTGGACGGTCGCGAAGTGGTCCTGGCGGGCTCTGGTATGGGCAAGGTGAACGCAGCGGTGGTGTCGACGCTGTTGGCCGATCGGTTCGCGTGCGAAACTCTGGTTTTTTCCGGGGTGGCCGGCGGCGTCGATCCTGAGTTGGCGGTAGGGGACGTGGTGATCGCCGACCGCGTGCTCCAGCACGACGCCGGGCTGATCGAGAACGGACGGTTGCAGACCTATCAGGCCGGTCACGTACCGTTCATCAATCCGACGGAACGCCTGGGCTACGTCGTTGATGCGCCGCTGATGGCCCGGGTCCAGACGCGCCTCGCCGGGTTCAGCTTGCCGGTGCTGTCGGAGGCCGCCGGTGGTACGGGCCGCTCGCCCCGCATCGTGTATGGCTCGGTGCTGTCCGGGGACCAGTACTTGCACTGCGACACGACCCGGGACCGCTGGCATCGCGAGTTCGGCGGGGCCGCAGTCGAAATGGAGGGCGGGGCCGTCGCGCAGGTCGCTGATTCGTTCGGGATCCCGTGGCTGGTCATCCGAGCGCTGTCGGATCTTGCGGGGCGCGATTCACGCCTGGACTTTCTTGCGTTTGCTGCTGAGGTGGCGACTTCGTCGGCGATGATTCTCCGGCGACTGCTCGCCGTGCTGTGA
- a CDS encoding cupin domain-containing protein: protein MTELPDWAERLDLAPHPEGGWFAETWRSDLTVDHTVLPSDYNGPRSAGTAILFLLMPGQQSAWHTVRSAELWLYHRGSPLLLEIGSEKPLATEHLLGADIAAGERPQILVPPGHSQRARPLGDEPTLVSCVVVPGFDFADFTLDAPAD, encoded by the coding sequence ATGACCGAGCTTCCCGATTGGGCCGAGCGACTCGACCTGGCCCCACATCCAGAGGGCGGTTGGTTCGCCGAGACGTGGCGCAGCGACTTGACGGTCGACCACACTGTGCTGCCTTCTGACTACAACGGACCACGCAGCGCGGGAACGGCCATTCTGTTCCTACTGATGCCCGGACAGCAGTCGGCGTGGCACACCGTGCGGAGCGCCGAACTGTGGCTCTATCATCGCGGCAGTCCGCTGCTGCTCGAGATCGGATCCGAAAAGCCCCTTGCGACAGAGCATCTACTCGGGGCCGATATAGCGGCTGGTGAACGGCCGCAGATACTGGTGCCGCCGGGGCATTCCCAGCGGGCCAGACCGCTCGGGGATGAGCCCACCTTGGTCAGCTGCGTAGTCGTACCTGGTTTCGATTTCGCCGATTTCACCCTGGACGCCCCCGCCGATTGA
- a CDS encoding chorismate mutase, which translates to MIHPVRRIVLVTAGVLLGLCSAVPVAYADDPGPLYRLVDTAAARLLTADPVAAFKWVNGGSIEDSARAGQVLNAAGADARNRGLDENLVRQAFENQIHATEGVEYTRFGQWKFDPTHAPTSAADLSQTRSAIDEFNRALVAEMATQRDVLFNRNCAGALDAARTSVAAARQLDPLYRQALDVATASYCA; encoded by the coding sequence ATGATTCATCCCGTGAGGCGCATCGTTCTCGTGACTGCTGGTGTCCTGCTGGGGCTGTGCAGCGCTGTACCAGTTGCCTATGCCGACGATCCCGGACCGCTGTATCGACTGGTCGACACCGCGGCGGCGCGCCTGCTGACCGCCGACCCGGTCGCCGCGTTCAAATGGGTCAACGGCGGGTCCATCGAGGACAGCGCCAGGGCAGGTCAGGTGCTCAACGCCGCCGGCGCCGACGCCCGCAACCGCGGGCTTGACGAAAACCTCGTGCGGCAAGCCTTCGAGAATCAGATACACGCCACCGAAGGGGTCGAGTACACCCGCTTCGGACAGTGGAAATTCGACCCGACACACGCGCCGACCTCCGCGGCGGACCTGTCGCAAACCCGCAGCGCAATCGATGAATTCAACCGCGCGCTGGTCGCGGAGATGGCAACGCAGCGTGACGTCCTGTTCAACCGGAACTGCGCCGGCGCCCTGGACGCCGCGCGCACGTCGGTGGCCGCCGCCCGCCAACTCGATCCGCTCTACCGGCAAGCGCTCGACGTCGCGACCGCCTCTTATTGCGCCTGA
- a CDS encoding helix-turn-helix domain-containing protein: MRSSTATHVRGLRGGDEGSLSRVLADLGPRLGALRRERGMSLNALGAHVASSASTLSRIETGERRASLELVLRIALTYGITLDEVLGFPGYARHEVPSQRVIHTADMVVWPLTRSRVSPEPYKVVYSPTDSVPPEPLPTHGGWKWVYVLSGRLRVRRGADDLVLEAGEAIEIDTAQPHWTGSTGKGVTEILMLRGPRAFVMR; this comes from the coding sequence ATGAGGAGTTCGACTGCGACTCACGTCCGCGGGCTTCGAGGCGGCGACGAAGGCAGCCTCTCGCGGGTACTGGCCGACCTGGGCCCTCGGCTCGGCGCTCTGCGCCGCGAGCGAGGGATGTCGCTCAACGCTCTCGGTGCCCATGTCGCCAGCTCAGCGAGCACGCTGTCTCGCATCGAGACCGGCGAACGGCGAGCCAGCCTGGAGCTGGTCCTGCGGATCGCCCTCACCTACGGCATCACTCTCGACGAGGTTCTCGGCTTCCCGGGATACGCCCGCCATGAGGTGCCCAGCCAACGGGTGATCCACACCGCCGACATGGTGGTCTGGCCGCTGACGCGCAGCAGGGTGTCACCTGAGCCATACAAGGTTGTGTATTCGCCCACCGACTCCGTGCCCCCGGAACCCCTGCCCACACATGGGGGATGGAAGTGGGTCTACGTGCTCTCGGGGCGCCTGCGGGTGCGACGCGGGGCCGACGATCTCGTTCTCGAAGCTGGTGAGGCCATCGAGATCGACACCGCTCAGCCACACTGGACCGGGTCGACAGGGAAGGGCGTCACAGAGATCCTGATGCTGAGAGGTCCACGAGCGTTCGTCATGCGCTGA
- a CDS encoding acyl-CoA dehydrogenase family protein: MTQIDERHDAATEELVARARAAVPTLDAHAEQTERDLRVAPESAAAAAKAGAYALSTPRRYGGLEADTTTTVRVLAELGRGCGSTAWVAAVSGSAKWMFERFLSETARDEFFADPNVRLCGSAHPTGRSTEVPGGLRVSGRWSYASGCDDAAWALLGAPVFDGDRQRDEPIGPLGWAQVLVPTSSLGVERTWDVAGLRGTGSHTLVADDVFVPASHVLRPDLSDSQAMGRFVVGTATTVAPLLGVAQAALDLVASVLPVRRPPMSAYANLTESPAARQLFADATLLIDGARRTVLHIAGTIDGLSPGQRELTAVEEVELRMELISAAKQCRQAVELLLDLHGSSSFALSNPLQRMWRDLAVGTRHGAMTSYMVAEAYARSLVGVE, encoded by the coding sequence ATGACACAGATCGATGAGCGCCACGACGCGGCAACCGAGGAACTGGTCGCCCGGGCGCGCGCTGCGGTACCCACCCTGGACGCACACGCCGAACAGACCGAACGCGACCTACGCGTGGCGCCCGAAAGTGCAGCCGCCGCAGCAAAAGCCGGCGCGTACGCGCTGAGCACCCCCCGCCGCTACGGTGGCCTGGAAGCCGACACCACGACGACGGTGCGGGTGCTGGCTGAACTGGGCCGGGGCTGTGGGTCGACCGCCTGGGTCGCGGCGGTGTCGGGCAGCGCCAAGTGGATGTTCGAGCGGTTCCTGAGCGAGACGGCGCGCGACGAGTTCTTCGCCGATCCCAACGTCCGGCTGTGCGGCTCAGCGCACCCCACGGGGAGGTCTACCGAAGTGCCGGGCGGCTTGCGGGTGTCAGGTCGGTGGAGCTACGCCTCCGGCTGTGATGATGCCGCATGGGCGCTGCTGGGCGCCCCGGTCTTCGATGGCGACCGGCAGCGCGACGAACCGATCGGGCCGCTCGGTTGGGCGCAGGTACTCGTACCGACGTCGAGTCTGGGCGTCGAACGCACGTGGGACGTGGCCGGGTTGCGGGGCACCGGCAGTCACACGCTGGTGGCCGACGACGTGTTCGTCCCGGCGTCACACGTGCTGCGGCCGGACCTGTCTGATTCCCAGGCGATGGGCCGGTTCGTGGTTGGCACCGCGACGACGGTCGCTCCGCTACTGGGGGTTGCGCAGGCGGCCCTGGACCTGGTCGCGTCCGTTCTCCCCGTGCGCCGCCCACCGATGTCGGCGTATGCGAACTTGACCGAGTCGCCGGCAGCCCGGCAGTTGTTCGCCGACGCCACTTTGCTGATCGACGGCGCCCGCCGGACCGTGTTGCACATCGCGGGGACGATCGACGGCTTGAGCCCCGGGCAGCGTGAACTGACCGCGGTCGAGGAGGTGGAACTGCGAATGGAGTTGATCTCCGCGGCCAAGCAGTGCCGGCAAGCCGTCGAGCTGCTGCTCGATCTGCACGGGTCGAGCAGCTTCGCTCTGTCGAACCCGCTGCAGCGGATGTGGCGCGACCTGGCGGTCGGCACCCGCCACGGCGCAATGACCTCCTACATGGTGGCCGAGGCCTACGCGCGCAGCCTCGTTGGTGTCGAGTAG
- a CDS encoding threonine/serine dehydratase, translating to MSNPPNVDIRREDVLEARRRITGYVRRTPLLGAEVAGIRLWLKCEFMQHAGVFKTRGAFNRQLSARERGELDPATGIVVASGGNAGLANAYAARQLGVKATVFVPVTAPQVKVDRLAEYGAEVRQIGSEYAEAYEAARDYESATGALFCHAYDQAEICAGAGTIAEEILEDAPDVTTIVVAVGGGGLFSGLSAAAEGRAGIVAVEPQRIPTMHAALAAGTPVDVEVSGVAADSLGARRIGDIAFTRTVAAPPRSVLVSDQEIVDARNELWQSFRIPAEYGAAAAYAAIASATYQPTRDESVAVIICGANTDLATIARPPSGDTARTETTSERG from the coding sequence GTGAGCAACCCACCGAACGTCGACATCCGTCGCGAGGACGTGCTGGAAGCCCGACGGCGCATCACTGGCTATGTGCGTCGAACGCCACTACTCGGCGCGGAGGTCGCGGGCATTCGCCTGTGGCTGAAGTGTGAGTTCATGCAACACGCGGGCGTGTTCAAAACGCGTGGCGCATTCAACCGCCAACTGTCTGCCCGCGAGCGCGGTGAACTCGATCCGGCAACGGGCATCGTGGTCGCCTCAGGCGGGAACGCCGGCTTGGCAAATGCGTACGCGGCCCGGCAACTGGGCGTCAAGGCAACCGTCTTCGTGCCCGTCACCGCACCACAGGTGAAAGTCGACCGGTTGGCTGAATACGGCGCCGAAGTACGGCAGATCGGCTCGGAATACGCCGAAGCGTACGAGGCGGCCCGCGATTACGAGTCCGCAACCGGCGCCCTGTTCTGTCATGCGTACGACCAAGCCGAGATCTGCGCCGGAGCTGGAACAATTGCCGAGGAGATTCTGGAGGATGCCCCCGACGTGACGACCATCGTGGTCGCGGTCGGCGGAGGCGGCCTGTTCAGCGGGTTGTCCGCCGCAGCGGAGGGACGGGCAGGAATCGTTGCCGTTGAGCCGCAACGCATCCCGACGATGCACGCCGCGCTGGCGGCGGGCACACCGGTGGACGTTGAGGTGTCGGGGGTCGCCGCGGATTCCCTTGGCGCGCGACGAATCGGCGATATCGCCTTCACCCGAACAGTGGCCGCTCCCCCACGATCGGTGCTGGTGTCGGATCAGGAGATTGTTGATGCCAGGAACGAATTGTGGCAGTCCTTTCGTATCCCGGCTGAGTATGGCGCCGCGGCGGCTTATGCCGCGATCGCTTCCGCGACTTACCAGCCCACCCGGGACGAATCCGTAGCCGTGATCATCTGCGGCGCGAACACCGACCTCGCCACCATCGCCAGACCGCCTTCGGGAGACACCGCCAGGACGGAGACAACGAGTGAACGTGGCTGA
- a CDS encoding MFS transporter, producing MARVAAASFVGTAVEYYDFFLFGTAAALIFGGLFFPGADPLSGTLLSFATFGVGFFARPLGGIIAGHLGDRIGRKKTLVATLLLMGTSTTAVGLLPSYEVIGAWAPIALVALRLLQGLGVGGEWGGAALLAVEHAPPARRGFYGSWPQMGIPAGLLLSSGAFALVSALPQEDFISWGWRLPFIASSILVIIGLYIRAKISEPPAFKEIMEASEQVKRPLVEVLRNHPRDVAVIAGIRFADNVLYYVFATFGLAYMTTQLGLPRSVALAGVLVASAIELVTMPLFGALSDRIGRRHVVVMGTALMLLLAFPFFWLVGTGEQWAVILACVLALAGAHSMVFAPLSAWFAELFSADIRYTGVSVGYQMGSLLAGAPAPILATYLVSVNDGAYWPVSAMVIAAGIVTLVAAYAARDNAKAALDAPTNPRHQDEMTTTLSDTK from the coding sequence ATGGCGCGAGTAGCAGCGGCGAGTTTCGTCGGTACCGCGGTCGAGTACTACGACTTCTTTCTCTTCGGCACCGCCGCGGCTCTGATCTTTGGCGGACTCTTCTTTCCCGGTGCCGATCCGCTGTCGGGAACCTTGCTGTCCTTCGCCACCTTCGGGGTGGGCTTCTTCGCGCGCCCCCTGGGCGGGATCATCGCCGGGCACCTCGGCGACCGGATCGGACGCAAGAAGACCCTTGTGGCGACCCTGCTGCTGATGGGTACCTCAACCACCGCTGTGGGGCTCCTTCCCTCCTACGAGGTGATCGGAGCGTGGGCGCCCATCGCACTGGTAGCCCTTCGCTTACTCCAGGGGCTGGGAGTCGGTGGAGAGTGGGGCGGGGCCGCCTTGCTCGCGGTCGAACACGCGCCCCCCGCGCGCCGCGGGTTCTACGGCAGCTGGCCCCAAATGGGCATTCCCGCTGGGCTTTTGCTCTCATCGGGCGCGTTCGCACTCGTGAGTGCGCTGCCACAGGAAGACTTCATCAGCTGGGGTTGGCGCCTACCCTTCATTGCCAGCTCCATCCTGGTCATCATCGGCCTCTACATTCGTGCCAAAATCAGCGAGCCGCCCGCGTTCAAAGAGATCATGGAAGCGAGTGAGCAGGTCAAGCGCCCGCTGGTCGAGGTTCTCCGCAATCACCCGAGGGATGTCGCGGTGATAGCGGGGATCCGTTTCGCCGACAATGTGCTCTACTACGTTTTCGCGACGTTCGGCCTCGCGTACATGACCACGCAGCTGGGCCTGCCCAGAAGCGTCGCATTGGCCGGCGTACTGGTGGCCTCCGCGATCGAGCTGGTCACGATGCCCCTTTTCGGCGCGCTGTCAGACCGCATCGGACGCCGCCACGTTGTCGTCATGGGCACCGCACTGATGCTGCTGCTGGCATTCCCCTTCTTCTGGCTCGTCGGCACCGGTGAGCAATGGGCCGTCATCCTTGCCTGCGTCCTCGCCCTCGCCGGGGCCCACTCGATGGTCTTCGCACCGCTGTCGGCATGGTTTGCCGAACTCTTCAGCGCCGACATCAGATACACCGGCGTTTCGGTGGGCTACCAAATGGGCTCCCTCTTGGCTGGGGCACCGGCCCCGATCCTCGCCACATACCTGGTCTCGGTCAACGACGGCGCGTACTGGCCCGTATCGGCGATGGTGATCGCCGCCGGCATAGTCACCTTGGTTGCCGCCTACGCGGCCCGGGACAACGCGAAAGCTGCTCTCGACGCACCAACCAACCCCCGACACCAGGACGAAATGACAACCACCCTGTCCGACACGAAGTAG
- a CDS encoding IclR family transcriptional regulator translates to MTTSVGKEADGAQSEGTRAVYAAFQILDVIAAASEPPRMTDIVDAVALPKSSVFRLLRALEAVNAVRRGERDKRYRLGAKFDDYAKVSQTPLLISRFHDEAAPLLRPLNETAQLGVLTGVDVTFVACIDSTKPVRLVSYPGRTLPAHASATGKAILAFAGEPALHTVLNGGLPALTPRTITSPDVLKDELQEIRRRGYATESEESTSNLSCMAAPVWGGSGEVVGAVTVCIPSATPPAERLPDIRDALLAATKRLSSPRWQ, encoded by the coding sequence GTGACCACCTCAGTAGGTAAAGAGGCCGACGGCGCGCAATCAGAGGGCACCCGCGCCGTCTATGCGGCGTTTCAGATCCTCGACGTGATCGCTGCGGCCTCAGAGCCTCCCCGAATGACGGACATCGTCGACGCGGTGGCTCTCCCGAAGTCGAGCGTCTTCCGGTTGTTGCGTGCGCTCGAAGCGGTGAACGCCGTACGCAGGGGGGAGCGGGACAAGCGCTATCGCCTGGGGGCGAAATTCGACGATTACGCGAAGGTCTCTCAGACGCCGTTGCTCATCAGTCGATTCCACGACGAGGCGGCCCCTCTGCTTCGCCCGCTCAACGAGACCGCGCAACTGGGCGTGCTCACCGGTGTTGACGTGACCTTCGTGGCCTGCATCGACTCAACAAAGCCGGTCCGTTTGGTCAGCTATCCAGGAAGGACTCTGCCGGCGCACGCCAGCGCGACCGGCAAGGCCATTCTTGCCTTTGCCGGAGAACCGGCACTTCACACCGTGCTGAACGGCGGGCTTCCGGCGCTGACTCCGCGAACGATCACGAGCCCGGACGTATTGAAGGACGAATTGCAGGAGATTCGCCGGCGGGGCTATGCCACCGAATCGGAGGAATCGACCTCGAACCTGTCCTGCATGGCTGCACCGGTGTGGGGCGGCTCGGGCGAGGTCGTGGGGGCCGTCACCGTGTGCATTCCGAGTGCAACGCCGCCCGCGGAGCGCCTTCCGGACATCCGGGACGCTCTTCTCGCAGCGACGAAGCGACTGTCCAGCCCACGGTGGCAGTGA
- a CDS encoding NAD-dependent succinate-semialdehyde dehydrogenase, with translation MDATISVDRSAVVAGVQVKTGLYVGGRWRASEDASWFDVVDPSTGKVIAAVADATPSDAIAALGSAAAAQASWGRSSARRRAEILRAAFEAVTARREEFASVITAEMGRPYAQSLGEVDYGAEFLRWFAEQAAHVHGEFAASPNGDFTIATTRVPVGPSLLITPWNFPLAMGTRKIGAALAAGCTVIVKPAEQTPLTMALLVDVLAQAGVPDGVVNFVPTTRAADQSETLMRDARLRKVSFTGSTPVGSRLLEQAARNVMRSSMELGGNGPFLVLRDADVPSAVNGAMVAKFRNGGQSCVAANRFIVHEAVAEEFIEGLVKRTSALVVADGTAPVADIGPLIDDRQRQRVQRLVDDAVASGAQLHTGGWALPGDGYFYAPTVLTHVPVSAPIMREEVFGPVATVTVAASDDDAIDLANDTPFGLVAFVYTQNMARALDATSRLDAGMIGVNRGLVSEAGAPFGGTKASGLGREGGHTGIDEYLETKYLAIDTTVPA, from the coding sequence ATGGACGCGACGATTTCGGTGGACAGGTCGGCAGTGGTGGCCGGCGTGCAAGTCAAGACCGGCCTGTACGTCGGCGGTCGCTGGCGCGCCAGCGAGGACGCATCGTGGTTCGACGTCGTTGACCCCTCAACCGGCAAAGTCATTGCGGCCGTTGCGGATGCGACGCCGAGTGACGCCATTGCGGCACTGGGCAGCGCCGCCGCCGCACAAGCCAGTTGGGGAAGATCCTCGGCTCGTCGCCGGGCAGAGATCCTGCGTGCAGCCTTTGAAGCGGTTACCGCACGTCGCGAGGAGTTCGCGTCCGTCATCACTGCGGAGATGGGCCGGCCCTACGCCCAGTCACTCGGTGAGGTCGATTACGGGGCGGAGTTCCTGCGCTGGTTCGCCGAACAGGCCGCGCACGTCCACGGTGAGTTCGCCGCCTCACCAAACGGGGACTTCACCATCGCGACGACCCGCGTTCCTGTTGGGCCCAGTTTGCTCATCACGCCGTGGAATTTCCCACTTGCCATGGGAACTCGGAAGATTGGCGCCGCGCTGGCGGCCGGCTGCACCGTTATCGTGAAGCCCGCTGAGCAGACTCCGCTGACCATGGCGCTCCTGGTCGACGTGCTCGCCCAAGCAGGGGTGCCTGACGGAGTAGTGAACTTCGTTCCGACAACGCGAGCTGCTGACCAGTCCGAGACGCTGATGCGGGATGCTCGGCTGCGCAAGGTCAGCTTCACGGGGTCGACGCCGGTGGGATCTCGGCTGCTCGAACAAGCTGCGCGGAACGTCATGCGCTCCTCGATGGAGCTTGGCGGGAATGGTCCGTTTCTGGTCCTCCGCGACGCCGACGTGCCATCTGCAGTCAACGGAGCCATGGTCGCGAAGTTCCGTAACGGTGGGCAGTCGTGTGTGGCGGCCAACCGGTTCATCGTGCACGAAGCCGTGGCAGAAGAGTTCATCGAAGGTCTTGTCAAGCGCACCAGCGCCCTCGTCGTAGCAGACGGCACGGCCCCCGTCGCCGATATCGGGCCGTTGATCGACGACCGCCAGCGGCAACGGGTCCAACGTCTCGTTGATGACGCGGTCGCCTCAGGCGCCCAACTCCACACCGGAGGCTGGGCACTTCCCGGCGACGGATATTTCTACGCACCAACGGTTCTCACCCACGTGCCCGTGTCCGCGCCGATCATGCGCGAGGAGGTCTTCGGGCCGGTCGCGACGGTGACGGTTGCCGCCTCCGATGACGACGCGATCGACCTCGCCAACGACACACCGTTCGGGCTTGTCGCTTTCGTCTACACACAGAACATGGCGCGCGCCCTGGACGCGACCTCGCGGCTCGATGCGGGGATGATCGGCGTCAACCGCGGCCTGGTGTCGGAAGCCGGCGCCCCATTCGGAGGAACCAAAGCATCTGGACTCGGGCGTGAAGGCGGTCACACCGGCATCGACGAATACCTCGAGACCAAGTACCTCGCAATCGACACCACCGTCCCAGCCTGA
- a CDS encoding zinc-binding dehydrogenase — MTTVLTAPDVLEQREYDLPEPAPGEILLQMIRANVCGTEVHVVGGRHPLIGPGCVLGHEGVGRVQRLGAGVATDSAGRPLVEGDRVVVTYFQACRRCPECDKGKESLCRNAYAGWTSNADTAPHFHGTFGTHYSVGPNQSVYKVPEAISSKAASSANCALSQAYAGCEMGEIRRGQTVLMLGAGGLGVCASAVASQMGAEVFVAEMDPRRLEKAQLFGARHAIDLSTADNDDERVALMKEATGGGADVVIDLTGAPAGFLDAARSVAPGGILVSIGNITPGKTAPFDPGAFTRSGTQIKASIRYPARVLGKAVSFIESTPGFPWEDLVDADFSLDDVQRAVQAARDREVTRAGLIIENR, encoded by the coding sequence ATGACGACGGTACTGACGGCGCCCGACGTACTGGAGCAGCGCGAGTACGACCTTCCCGAACCCGCCCCCGGTGAAATACTTCTGCAGATGATCCGCGCCAACGTGTGCGGCACCGAGGTGCACGTGGTTGGCGGCCGCCATCCACTCATCGGACCCGGCTGCGTACTGGGACACGAAGGCGTGGGCAGGGTGCAGCGCCTCGGCGCCGGCGTGGCAACCGATTCCGCCGGCCGTCCCCTGGTCGAGGGAGACCGGGTGGTGGTGACGTACTTCCAGGCATGTCGTCGTTGCCCCGAATGTGACAAGGGCAAGGAAAGTCTTTGTCGCAACGCCTACGCAGGGTGGACGTCCAATGCCGACACAGCGCCACACTTCCACGGCACATTCGGCACCCATTACAGTGTCGGGCCGAACCAGAGCGTTTACAAAGTGCCCGAGGCAATTTCGAGTAAGGCAGCCTCCTCGGCGAATTGTGCGCTCTCCCAAGCATATGCAGGATGCGAGATGGGGGAGATCCGGCGCGGACAAACAGTACTCATGCTCGGCGCCGGCGGGCTCGGCGTGTGCGCCTCGGCAGTGGCCAGCCAGATGGGCGCCGAGGTTTTCGTCGCCGAGATGGACCCCCGTCGTCTGGAGAAGGCTCAGCTGTTCGGTGCCCGCCACGCGATTGACCTGTCGACGGCCGATAACGACGACGAGCGGGTCGCGCTGATGAAGGAGGCGACAGGCGGCGGTGCGGATGTGGTCATCGACCTGACCGGGGCGCCGGCGGGCTTCCTCGACGCCGCGAGGTCCGTTGCCCCGGGCGGCATTCTGGTGTCCATCGGCAACATCACCCCGGGCAAAACGGCCCCGTTCGACCCGGGAGCGTTCACTCGGTCGGGGACGCAGATCAAGGCGTCGATCCGCTACCCGGCTCGGGTACTGGGCAAGGCGGTGAGCTTCATAGAGTCAACGCCCGGCTTTCCCTGGGAGGATCTCGTTGACGCTGACTTCAGCCTCGACGACGTGCAGCGAGCTGTGCAGGCGGCGCGGGACCGAGAAGTCACTCGCGCCGGTTTGATCATCGAAAATCGTTGA
- a CDS encoding ArsR/SmtB family transcription factor — protein MSNSPDGVDACCVTPPLLREPLTERAATEMARKLKALADPVRLRLFSAVASHSGGEACVCDISGGIDVSQPTVSHHLKVLRDAGLLTSERRASWVYYTVVPEALRELAALLDLETTALAGVTA, from the coding sequence ATGTCGAATTCGCCGGATGGGGTCGATGCCTGCTGTGTGACGCCACCGCTACTGCGTGAGCCGCTGACAGAGCGGGCGGCCACGGAGATGGCCAGGAAGTTGAAGGCGCTGGCTGATCCGGTGCGGTTGCGGTTGTTCAGTGCGGTGGCCAGCCATTCGGGCGGTGAGGCTTGCGTGTGCGACATCTCGGGCGGAATCGACGTCTCCCAGCCCACCGTGTCGCATCACCTCAAGGTGCTTCGTGATGCAGGTCTGCTGACCTCCGAGCGTCGTGCCTCGTGGGTGTACTACACCGTGGTCCCCGAGGCGCTACGTGAGCTGGCTGCACTGCTGGACCTCGAGACCACGGCGCTCGCGGGGGTGACAGCGTGA